In Bacteroidia bacterium, one genomic interval encodes:
- a CDS encoding heavy metal translocating P-type ATPase — protein MKHKHLYNFEGKQLCCTPEVNINKNAGNIDLKDSNHDHSLHNHDHANHESSLFSKWLPGLISLVLLLAGLHFDYWNTFSWFNGWIRLVWYIIAYVSVGFPVIKEACWGLIKGKIFSEFFLMTIATLGAFAIKQYPEGVAVMLFYAIGELFQTLATNRAKSDIKTLLDQRPDITTVFKNNNAVEMAASEVAVDEIILLKPGEKAALDGILLSEKGTFNTAALTGESMPNAKVKGDAVLAGMINLNTVVQIKVTAAYEDSKLNKMIVLIQNAAAQKAPTELFIRKFARVYTPIVVGLAIAITFLPYFFAHDYIFRDWFYKALIFLVISCPCALVISIPLGYFGGIGAAGRHGILVKGSNFLDLLASVSQVVLDKTGTITEGVFKVLDVKILFEKDRDFILQMVNALESHSTHPIAATIHNYIGNTTTIDLEQVEEISGYGMKGLVNGKQLLVGNFKLLSLHNVAFDIEHASIMNTVIAIAFDGKFIGYITISDNIKPFAAVAIQKLKQMNVDVTMLSGDKSTVVDSVAALTGISHAYGELLPEAKVEKIKTFINKKQTVAFVGDGVNDAPAIAISHVGIAMGGLGSDAAIEVADVVIQDDNPAKIPLAIKIGKQTKKIVWQNITLAFAIKAMVLLLGAGGIATMWEAVFADVGVALLAILNATRLLHFKFK, from the coding sequence ATGAAGCACAAGCACCTTTACAACTTTGAGGGCAAACAACTTTGCTGTACTCCGGAAGTCAACATTAATAAGAATGCCGGTAACATTGATTTGAAAGATTCAAATCACGATCATTCTCTTCATAACCATGACCATGCAAATCATGAGTCAAGCTTGTTTTCAAAGTGGCTGCCGGGATTAATTTCCTTAGTACTTCTACTTGCAGGTTTGCATTTTGATTATTGGAATACTTTTTCCTGGTTTAACGGATGGATTCGCTTAGTTTGGTACATCATAGCTTATGTCTCCGTAGGATTTCCGGTAATAAAGGAGGCCTGTTGGGGACTTATAAAAGGAAAAATCTTCTCAGAGTTTTTTCTTATGACAATTGCTACCCTTGGTGCATTTGCTATAAAGCAATATCCCGAAGGTGTTGCAGTGATGTTATTTTATGCTATTGGCGAATTGTTTCAGACATTGGCAACAAACAGGGCTAAATCAGATATTAAAACTTTACTCGACCAACGTCCTGATATTACAACTGTTTTCAAGAACAACAATGCCGTTGAAATGGCTGCAAGTGAAGTTGCTGTTGATGAAATTATTCTTTTAAAGCCCGGAGAAAAAGCAGCACTTGATGGTATTTTATTGTCTGAAAAAGGAACATTTAACACAGCGGCATTAACAGGTGAGAGTATGCCAAATGCAAAAGTTAAAGGAGATGCAGTTCTTGCCGGAATGATTAACCTGAATACTGTTGTACAAATTAAAGTAACAGCCGCCTATGAAGATAGCAAACTGAATAAAATGATTGTGCTAATTCAAAATGCAGCTGCACAGAAAGCCCCTACAGAATTATTCATCAGAAAGTTTGCAAGAGTTTATACTCCAATTGTTGTAGGGCTTGCTATTGCCATCACTTTTTTGCCTTACTTTTTTGCGCATGATTATATTTTTCGAGACTGGTTTTATAAAGCTTTAATATTTTTAGTCATCTCCTGTCCTTGTGCATTGGTCATCAGTATTCCTTTGGGTTATTTTGGAGGTATAGGTGCTGCAGGCAGGCATGGCATATTGGTGAAGGGAAGCAACTTTTTAGATCTTCTAGCCTCTGTCAGTCAGGTTGTGCTTGACAAAACAGGAACAATTACTGAAGGTGTTTTTAAAGTGCTGGATGTAAAAATTTTATTTGAGAAAGACAGGGATTTTATTTTGCAAATGGTCAATGCATTGGAGTCACATAGTACACATCCTATTGCTGCAACAATCCATAACTATATCGGAAATACTACAACAATTGATTTGGAACAGGTAGAAGAAATTTCAGGGTATGGTATGAAAGGATTAGTTAACGGCAAACAATTGTTAGTAGGAAATTTCAAACTACTATCACTGCATAACGTTGCATTTGATATTGAACATGCTTCTATAATGAATACTGTTATAGCAATTGCCTTTGATGGAAAATTTATAGGCTACATAACCATTTCAGACAACATTAAGCCATTTGCAGCAGTTGCCATACAAAAATTAAAGCAGATGAATGTTGATGTGACTATGTTGAGTGGTGACAAATCAACCGTTGTAGATTCAGTTGCTGCACTAACCGGAATTTCTCATGCCTATGGTGAATTACTACCTGAGGCTAAAGTTGAAAAAATAAAAACTTTTATCAATAAAAAGCAAACCGTTGCTTTTGTTGGTGATGGTGTTAATGATGCTCCTGCCATTGCCATCAGTCATGTTGGCATAGCGATGGGAGGATTAGGAAGTGATGCTGCCATTGAAGTTGCCGATGTTGTGATTCAGGACGATAATCCTGCTAAAATTCCATTAGCGATAAAAATTGGAAAACAAACCAAAAAAATTGTCTGGCAAAATATCACGTTGGCCTTTGCCATTAAAGCCATGGTGTTATTGTTAGGTGCCGGTGGTATTGCTACCATGTGGGAAGCTGTTTTTGCTGATGTAGGTGTGGCCTTATTAGCTATCTTAAATGCAACGCGACTTTTGCATTTTAAATTTAAATGA
- a CDS encoding cbb3-type cytochrome c oxidase subunit I — translation MNIDSLKLKKISALWIIVILVLFIASIVLGILMRLNQGKVIEQSPLTFYTNMTTHGLTMIGIWFAAGMVAVNYLLQRYVKTSYGVNLFAFILTVIGVVMLWITTYAGKFSTGWTFLYPLPFRDLGSESWSTPLFLISLTILGVGWLVWSVSLMAQILKKYTLSQAFAWQHFKSNPSVETPPFILIATVTLIGVIASLIAAVIVIVLYFAEYFSNGNFVNDALLMKNLIYFFGHTIANEMLYLGLAVIYEIFGEVSDRPKWKMTWYISFAWNCAMVFILTAFFHHLYMDFVQPQALQIVGQLASYLASIPSAAVTVFSIVVAVYGVKVRWSITNLLFFLGVAGWVIGGLGAVIDATISNNIMLHNTLWVPAHFHTYNAMGNVLFSLGFFYWFSTQYVDKLVLSKLTKYTLVLLIIGGIGFLMAFYVAGANSIPRRYSTYPVELTSGPYLAKVGAFFAIIYLIAILIFFYNIAKRCFVILSASSR, via the coding sequence ATGAATATAGATTCACTTAAACTAAAAAAAATAAGCGCACTCTGGATAATAGTCATTCTTGTACTTTTTATTGCAAGCATTGTACTTGGAATTCTTATGAGACTCAATCAGGGAAAAGTTATTGAACAATCGCCACTTACTTTTTATACCAACATGACAACACATGGATTAACAATGATTGGAATTTGGTTTGCTGCCGGTATGGTTGCCGTAAACTATCTTTTGCAACGATATGTTAAAACAAGTTATGGTGTTAATCTTTTTGCCTTTATCCTCACCGTTATTGGGGTTGTCATGTTGTGGATTACAACCTATGCTGGCAAGTTTAGTACCGGATGGACTTTTCTATATCCTTTGCCTTTCAGAGATCTTGGTTCAGAGAGTTGGTCCACTCCATTATTTCTTATTTCATTAACTATTTTAGGCGTAGGTTGGTTAGTCTGGAGTGTTAGTCTAATGGCTCAGATACTTAAAAAATACACCTTGTCACAAGCTTTTGCCTGGCAACACTTTAAAAGTAATCCATCAGTAGAAACGCCACCTTTTATACTCATAGCTACTGTAACTTTAATTGGTGTAATTGCATCGCTGATTGCAGCAGTAATTGTCATCGTACTTTATTTTGCAGAGTATTTTTCAAACGGCAATTTTGTTAATGATGCGCTGCTGATGAAAAACCTGATTTATTTCTTCGGGCATACTATTGCTAATGAAATGCTTTATCTGGGTTTGGCTGTTATCTATGAAATTTTTGGAGAAGTAAGCGACAGACCAAAATGGAAAATGACCTGGTACATTTCATTTGCATGGAATTGTGCTATGGTTTTTATTTTAACAGCATTTTTTCACCACCTTTACATGGACTTTGTACAACCACAAGCATTGCAAATTGTTGGTCAGTTAGCATCTTATCTTGCAAGTATTCCTTCAGCAGCAGTAACAGTTTTCAGTATTGTTGTAGCAGTTTATGGAGTTAAAGTAAGATGGTCAATTACCAATTTATTATTCTTTCTTGGCGTTGCTGGCTGGGTAATAGGTGGTCTTGGAGCTGTTATTGATGCAACCATTTCAAATAATATCATGTTACATAATACACTTTGGGTTCCTGCACACTTTCACACATACAATGCAATGGGTAATGTTTTATTTAGTCTTGGATTTTTTTATTGGTTCTCCACACAATATGTTGACAAACTTGTTTTAAGTAAGTTGACTAAATATACATTGGTGCTTCTTATTATAGGCGGCATTGGCTTCCTGATGGCATTTTATGTAGCAGGTGCAAATTCTATTCCAAGAAGATATAGCACATATCCTGTTGAACTCACATCAGGGCCTTATCTTGCAAAGGTAGGTGCATTTTTTGCTATCATATACCTGATTGCCATTTTAATTTTCTTTTATAATATTGCTAAACGATGTTTCGTTATTTTGTCTGCTTCTTCGCGTTAA
- a CDS encoding DUF488 domain-containing protein, translated as MSSIKIKRIYEAPDKTDGYRMLIDRLWPRGVKKENAAIDEWNKDIAPSAELREWFGHDPKKFKEFVARYSKELHNKKDILKQIAEIAKKQNLTLLYGAKDTEHNQAVVLQKALSKLL; from the coding sequence ATGTCTTCAATAAAAATAAAGCGGATTTATGAAGCACCGGATAAAACTGATGGTTATAGAATGTTAATTGACAGACTTTGGCCCAGAGGTGTAAAAAAGGAAAATGCAGCCATTGATGAATGGAATAAAGATATTGCACCGTCAGCAGAGCTAAGAGAATGGTTTGGTCACGACCCAAAAAAATTCAAAGAATTTGTAGCGCGATATTCTAAAGAACTTCACAATAAAAAAGATATACTAAAACAAATAGCTGAAATTGCAAAAAAGCAAAATCTTACTTTACTTTACGGAGCAAAAGATACCGAGCACAATCAAGCTGTGGTTTTGCAGAAAGCACTAAGCAAATTATTATGA
- a CDS encoding hemerythrin domain-containing protein, whose protein sequence is MSTKPIKRHEAIQSISREHYQGLLFGSKIRMGIKKQIDPYRMAKYAVWFYNEHLIPHFEIEEKYLFPVMDSGNEMIQRVIKEHRLLADLCNSETKLSTNTNLELLEKTLEAHIRFEERVLFKEIEAIATSEQFDMINKHHKEEKFIDNLTDPFWK, encoded by the coding sequence ATGAGCACCAAACCAATAAAACGACATGAGGCAATACAGTCTATAAGCAGAGAGCATTATCAAGGATTACTTTTCGGTTCTAAAATCAGAATGGGCATTAAAAAGCAAATTGATCCTTACCGTATGGCAAAATATGCTGTTTGGTTTTATAATGAACATCTCATTCCGCACTTTGAAATAGAAGAAAAATATTTGTTTCCTGTTATGGACTCCGGTAATGAGATGATTCAAAGAGTAATTAAAGAACATCGTTTGCTTGCTGACTTGTGCAACTCTGAAACAAAGCTTTCAACAAACACCAACCTTGAGTTACTCGAAAAAACATTAGAAGCTCACATTCGATTTGAAGAGAGAGTACTCTTTAAAGAAATTGAAGCCATTGCAACATCTGAGCAATTTGATATGATAAATAAACACCATAAAGAAGAAAAATTTATTGACAATTTAACAGACCCTTTCTGGAAATAA
- a CDS encoding T9SS type A sorting domain-containing protein, with product MKNLYILLWILLTTYNTKAQFSSSPAQPLSVCNATATKSHLQILKDGNGGYFTFWIDNRTGTIKKLYGQHLDAAGNAQWTANGKIIIQHTTQSVQAFHCTLFNNGIIFTWIQNATTYGDSLLVKKVNFSGNDVWAQPTLIEKSSAAASILGIETYSMQAIPNDSGAFINYSVVYYGGSSGPKFNRIDANGNKLWANSKTATLPGYTYLFYKGPQNTFYSLSRGNGLGSGIYIQKYNMQSVPQWPTAVDVAQGVNLNGFNGLHYLLYDNSGNIYVVWESYTSGILLTKLDASGNFTWSPQIKNIVNLSNTYQYHPHAIFSNNKLYVSWGDNRIANQTTLYIQEYNTNGVPQWTANGVEIGISHIYYGYQKIAISDSNAIFVAYNSANLQTIIGQRIRSNGTLTWPASGIDLATNNASVSNNVMTTIDDTDGCNAIFWNESNNTHIWCAKVCSNGVLVNTIENEKTTFEILPNPASEYLLVKLNNEIVAGKINLIDLQGKVVLEKIIKPTDDILNLDISGLSKGLYMFKISTSEINYTKKLVIK from the coding sequence ATGAAAAACTTATACATTTTATTGTGGATTCTGCTAACTACATATAATACAAAGGCACAATTCAGCAGTAGCCCAGCACAGCCTCTTTCTGTTTGTAATGCTACCGCGACAAAGTCTCATCTTCAGATTCTAAAAGATGGCAATGGTGGCTATTTCACCTTTTGGATTGACAACAGAACCGGTACTATTAAAAAACTTTACGGTCAGCATTTGGATGCTGCCGGTAATGCACAATGGACTGCCAATGGCAAAATCATCATTCAGCATACAACACAATCTGTTCAGGCATTTCATTGCACCCTGTTTAATAACGGAATAATTTTTACATGGATACAAAACGCCACAACTTATGGGGATTCATTACTGGTAAAAAAAGTAAATTTTAGTGGAAACGATGTATGGGCACAGCCAACACTGATAGAAAAAAGCAGTGCTGCTGCAAGTATTCTTGGCATTGAAACTTATTCAATGCAGGCCATTCCGAATGATTCCGGTGCCTTCATCAACTATTCTGTTGTTTACTATGGTGGTTCTTCCGGACCTAAATTTAACAGAATAGATGCCAATGGCAATAAACTTTGGGCCAATTCAAAAACTGCAACATTACCCGGTTATACTTATTTGTTTTACAAAGGACCACAAAATACGTTTTACAGTTTATCGCGAGGCAATGGCTTGGGCAGTGGTATCTATATCCAAAAATATAATATGCAAAGTGTGCCGCAATGGCCAACAGCCGTAGATGTTGCACAAGGTGTGAATCTAAATGGTTTTAATGGACTACACTATTTGCTTTACGATAACTCCGGAAATATTTATGTTGTATGGGAATCTTATACTTCAGGAATACTTTTAACCAAATTAGATGCATCAGGCAATTTTACCTGGTCACCACAAATAAAGAATATTGTTAATTTATCAAACACATATCAATACCACCCGCATGCTATATTTAGCAATAATAAACTTTATGTTTCCTGGGGCGACAATAGAATTGCAAACCAAACAACATTATATATTCAGGAATATAATACGAATGGGGTTCCCCAATGGACTGCCAATGGTGTAGAAATTGGAATATCTCATATCTATTATGGTTATCAAAAAATTGCTATCAGCGACAGCAATGCCATTTTTGTTGCATATAATTCTGCAAATCTTCAAACAATCATTGGCCAACGCATAAGATCTAATGGCACTTTGACATGGCCTGCATCAGGTATTGATTTAGCAACCAATAATGCTTCTGTTAGCAATAACGTCATGACTACTATTGATGACACAGACGGTTGTAATGCCATATTTTGGAACGAAAGTAATAATACTCACATCTGGTGTGCCAAAGTTTGCAGCAATGGTGTATTGGTGAACACTATAGAAAATGAGAAAACAACATTTGAAATTTTACCAAACCCTGCAAGTGAGTATTTATTAGTTAAACTAAATAATGAAATAGTAGCAGGCAAAATCAACCTCATTGATTTACAAGGAAAGGTTGTTTTGGAAAAAATAATAAAGCCAACTGATGATATTCTAAATCTGGATATTTCAGGACTATCAAAAGGATTATATATGTTTAAAATTTCCACTTCTGAGATTAATTATACCAAAAAACTTGTCATTAAGTAG
- a CDS encoding SCO family protein — protein MFRYFVCFFALTCCSYFVCANDIHSDLREEQDIYGKIFNAPLLISGNSKATSVASLYGQKPLIVALVFTRCYGICNPFLLQLKENISQIPSNSDFNILIVSFDPRDDLNDMANLAKQYRLENNNQWNFAVTDSINALIKSISFNPKWDSITKQFDHDALLVGINTNGLITKKLLGIRTANDIKMLISSIHNVFTPSYRLPTKSNIFSCFNYDPKTQTNRPGLGLLFVALPAIITFLIVIIIVVKSKRTTL, from the coding sequence ATGTTTCGTTATTTTGTCTGCTTCTTCGCGTTAACATGTTGTAGTTATTTTGTTTGTGCTAACGATATTCACTCTGACTTAAGAGAAGAGCAGGATATTTACGGAAAAATATTTAATGCACCTCTGCTAATATCAGGAAATAGCAAAGCAACGTCTGTTGCATCTCTATATGGTCAGAAGCCACTGATCGTAGCTTTAGTTTTTACTAGATGTTATGGTATTTGCAATCCTTTCTTACTGCAACTAAAAGAAAATATAAGTCAAATACCAAGCAATTCAGATTTTAATATACTGATTGTAAGTTTTGACCCGAGAGATGATTTAAATGACATGGCTAATCTTGCAAAACAATACCGATTGGAAAATAATAATCAATGGAATTTTGCGGTTACCGATAGCATTAATGCACTAATTAAATCTATAAGTTTTAACCCGAAATGGGATAGCATTACCAAGCAGTTTGACCACGATGCATTGCTGGTAGGTATTAATACCAATGGCCTGATTACAAAAAAACTGTTAGGCATCAGAACAGCAAATGATATAAAGATGCTGATAAGCAGTATTCACAACGTGTTTACTCCCTCCTATCGCCTACCAACAAAAAGCAATATATTTTCATGCTTTAACTATGATCCGAAAACACAAACCAACAGGCCCGGCTTGGGACTTTTATTTGTAGCATTGCCCGCAATCATAACTTTTCTTATTGTCATTATAATTGTTGTTAAATCAAAGAGAACAACTTTATAG
- a CDS encoding transcriptional repressor, with protein MNNKILLNLQTESILSARNTRPTSMRILVYNFLVKQTAALSITEIEKHFQYADRITIYRTLKTFEEKGIIHRIQEDNITKYTLCGSACSENTHYDQHLHFYCKVCKQTTCKTDIAIPQSNITGFKIDDITFFARGICEKCIKQTLQ; from the coding sequence ATGAACAACAAGATACTCTTAAACCTACAAACAGAAAGTATTTTATCTGCCAGAAATACGCGCCCAACAAGTATGCGAATTTTAGTTTACAATTTCCTCGTAAAGCAAACTGCTGCATTATCTATAACAGAGATTGAGAAACATTTTCAATATGCCGACAGAATTACAATCTATCGTACTTTAAAAACATTTGAAGAGAAAGGAATAATCCACAGGATTCAGGAAGATAATATTACAAAATACACTTTATGTGGCTCTGCCTGCTCAGAAAATACGCACTACGACCAACATCTTCACTTTTACTGTAAAGTTTGCAAACAGACAACATGTAAAACCGATATTGCCATTCCTCAAAGTAATATTACTGGATTTAAAATTGACGATATCACATTTTTTGCACGAGGCATTTGTGAAAAATGCATTAAACAAACTTTGCAATAG
- a CDS encoding T9SS type A sorting domain-containing protein, translated as MDKTKLLLFISLLLVNEKITAQQGINNNWLMGYSSWGGTPFGQTKIDFYNGTPTFTYDSIEMDFRHTHGNISDQSGNMMFYTNGYYLADATNDTMQNGSGLNPGAYANFASDGFAIPQGALIIPKPNSTNLYYLFHNSADGYSQPIPNSISYNFYVTTIDMSGNGGLGTVLSKNVSLLTDSMNPGKIAATKHANGRDWWVMIHRVNTNKFYKFLVTPFVILGPYSQNIGVIRGDGAGQAWFSPDGKKYAYYYVNDGLDIFDFDRCNATLSNAVHVTMPFENGYNVGMAISPGSNALYVSNTQHVYQFDLTATNIAASQLTVATYDSFVSVFPGFPNGFATLFGLSALAPDGKIYITTGNSTIHMHTIDNPDVIGMGCNVNQHSVQLQSVYFNTLPNHPNYFLGCDTTCTTCLVGLPDFPEGEALTARAFPNPSNGTFTLQFAVQKISGEMEIYDVMGNLVLKEYVAPWSQYKRVNIDGLAKGIYLCKLKWKHTETNLKGDKRVASFKY; from the coding sequence ATGGACAAAACAAAACTTCTTCTTTTTATCTCATTACTATTAGTGAATGAGAAAATAACTGCACAACAAGGCATCAACAATAATTGGCTGATGGGATATTCAAGTTGGGGGGGCACGCCATTTGGGCAAACGAAAATTGATTTTTATAATGGCACACCGACTTTTACATACGATAGTATTGAGATGGATTTCAGACATACTCATGGAAATATTTCCGACCAATCAGGTAACATGATGTTTTACACCAATGGTTACTATTTGGCGGATGCCACTAATGATACTATGCAAAATGGGAGCGGGCTTAATCCCGGAGCTTACGCCAATTTTGCGTCAGATGGTTTTGCTATACCTCAGGGGGCATTGATTATTCCTAAGCCTAACAGCACTAACCTTTATTATCTTTTTCATAATTCTGCTGATGGATATTCACAGCCCATACCGAACAGTATCTCTTATAACTTTTACGTAACAACAATTGACATGAGCGGAAACGGAGGGTTAGGAACTGTTTTAAGTAAAAATGTTTCTTTATTAACCGACTCTATGAATCCGGGCAAAATAGCTGCTACCAAACATGCGAATGGAAGAGACTGGTGGGTTATGATTCACAGGGTAAATACCAATAAATTTTATAAGTTTTTGGTAACACCTTTTGTTATTTTGGGGCCTTACTCACAAAACATTGGGGTTATAAGAGGTGATGGTGCAGGGCAAGCATGGTTCTCTCCTGACGGAAAAAAATATGCTTACTATTATGTAAATGATGGCTTGGATATTTTTGATTTTGACAGATGCAATGCAACTTTAAGCAATGCAGTGCATGTTACTATGCCATTTGAGAATGGGTATAATGTGGGTATGGCAATTTCACCAGGTTCTAATGCTTTATATGTTTCCAATACTCAGCATGTATATCAGTTTGATTTAACAGCGACAAATATTGCGGCATCACAATTGACGGTTGCAACGTATGATTCATTTGTATCAGTTTTCCCCGGGTTTCCTAATGGTTTTGCCACATTGTTCGGATTGTCTGCCCTTGCACCCGATGGAAAAATTTACATTACTACAGGCAATAGCACTATACACATGCACACGATAGACAACCCAGATGTAATTGGTATGGGATGCAATGTAAACCAACACAGTGTTCAATTACAATCAGTTTATTTTAATACGCTGCCCAATCACCCAAATTATTTTTTAGGGTGTGATACTACTTGCACAACTTGCTTGGTTGGTCTGCCTGATTTCCCCGAAGGAGAGGCTTTAACAGCAAGAGCCTTTCCTAATCCTAGCAATGGGACTTTTACATTGCAGTTTGCTGTACAAAAGATAAGCGGAGAGATGGAAATATATGATGTGATGGGAAATTTGGTTTTAAAAGAATATGTAGCTCCTTGGAGCCAGTATAAGAGAGTTAACATTGATGGTTTGGCAAAGGGAATTTACCTGTGCAAGTTAAAATGGAAACATACCGAGACAAATTTAAAAGGTGATAAGAGAGTAGCATCTTTTAAGTATTAG